The following proteins are encoded in a genomic region of Drosophila miranda strain MSH22 chromosome 4, D.miranda_PacBio2.1, whole genome shotgun sequence:
- the LOC108162455 gene encoding piezo-type mechanosensitive ion channel component isoform X23 has translation MAFSYACMVLQRVVVPAVLVLASLMRPVGISFVYLLMFFMSPFVPLATRRNFKGSVNAFFIILLSLSTLVLLGHIALQIVAVSTALPIYNCSFSERLLRHIGFVSFIDLKPLAIIEWLAPEVLVFATSLGSYLTVKRLAVQPVNAEQLENGELIEAQSGDHAQSTQPPCPTDANGGDVQQATATTPLQQQQQQLRKRVSMISQHIHFEGLIKISPLFCLATLFFAAALRPSVPGGFYFLIFLLAGTYWATCQTLQRGFALLLRCVMVVLVLHSLSIVSYQTPWMQGHLNHTSLTARLIGLEPLIESYCSPDIRVLLYNNTLYLDSYLNPFALFFAYFALALTTKHLIKPRLEAKPATAFGQQLDCNSSSLNNTGNKANRQLTLRTSQASRGSSRKDSSGPGAGSSTATTSTANRTQRLSVSLRRDQRAALNEPTETTPLVRQSTRKGRPAQPLDSGSSVAMGGTQRGNEIPLDSLEQRSEQENTTTSILDQISYGFVSVGGFIYQNSYIFTNILMMAWSIVYHSWLTFVLLLWANVLWMIPNQRKAMMRSSPFIVLYAEVLLVAQYIYGMDLNNNELPTKVTTAGINLQQIGFERPIENHMRPCVPLIVKTAFVLMFWVTSRQFFKEKRDRRRDTMADIIAPLQITVGSAGSSYLINDGKKTSKFLKKAGDVIKNLLVRLWIWLLVLVIFLCAITGENMTGFRICYMALFLFFLLVFQSSSKAWVKIMYGFWLFLIFYAMSILILIYTYQFDKFDTYWNDYLNVSKTLQNDIGLKRYQTKDLFLHLVSPTIIVILTVIQVHYFHKRFIASLQQQPAAGAAGAGASAQQKPTETTALEAAPSKRRGSAGSLRRSQGPSGEAAPGGATTDFETSVRDLVRISFRKIKNKSEYIFKNFKDVFWRFLELHIMKAVYIAAFVCSVSEVCVLHIVFVGFCVLGATSRKAIQVIISRVISFIVTIIVLSKMIYQIEYLSHTQYTVFCSDNRTANNAEWVGLTKAEKLEGGLMSLLRTYIIYMVTVTMHAVITLRQLQMRVKIGAVNAPPTKLLFPNIIRADAEKDLVGLVKYLLNYAFYKFGIEISLIALVSTITYRQDIVAVVYALWLVVLLLLRRSQCAKIWGVFQAFFAISILTQYIILVGLPPSSCLVYPWDEGAFGESIQRWTMLPGALHFNHVPKLIFDFIVLVILNRQKSIFCIEQRYASNDDYPGGSNRSVISDIAQLGRTPFDNPTHDFCSYIRNYSDILKNGVLCGFYWFTLAVVFLAGTNIADLLALGYLIGAFVFLWQGSDFYLRPINTIISRWKWLLAFNVANILIKTSFQMAGCLFMTPLTTHCCWLVHMLGITCTSNVLKEQLMLTEETDLILAPGECPKITHQVVLLWDTICFAFIIFQLRIFKSHYFCHIITDTKANNILASRGADIIEGLRQNQIAHRHGHEKQVLLKIKRKMERIRATQQKMLRPLDKQTHFDGQRTPSDQTMSEVAPLAHNSSFTSCQGSGYLTPDEQSSSSSATSSPARASLLSSCESSDESADSADACVVIEPEINVMPCEELTEYADVQSASEEEATVAAALPRLEPIAPTTAVSFGDVHTQETPTKCIHSSKPTTPSTDALSALLTEGFLEPKRISLGLASSDISASGTMHSLAPPIVAYANAMAYSGTSSVLSSNLTPNLRREHRRQSSTNAAVSWNETVSIKRSPLSKEMSAERDEEVTMRQKSLHRRHQSMGNASYSLDEAAQSSQRMRHSSNQSGARDAAALRSTQRPHSWGPVGTVYYMESLMCAFYEPALLHGPCIG, from the exons ATGGCCTTCAGCTATGCGTGCATGGTGCTGCAGCGCGTCGTCGTTCCGGCTGTGCTGGTTCTGG CTTCGCTGATGCGACCGGTGGGCATATCATTTGTGTACCTTCTAATGTTCTTCATGTCACCGTTTGTGCCCCTCGCCACGCGACGCAACTTCAAGGGATCAGTCAACGCCTTCTTCATCATTCTGCTGTCGCTGAGCACCCTAGTCCTGCTGGGGCACATCGCCCTCCAGATAGTGGCCGTCAGCACAGCGCTGCCCATCTACAACTGCTCCTTCAGCGAGCGCCTGCTTAGGCACATTGGCTTCGTGAGCTTCATCGATCTAAA GCCCCTGGCCATCATTGAGTGGCTAGCCCCGGAGGTCCTGGTGTTTGCCACCTCTCTTGGCTCCTACCTCACCGTGAAGCGACTGGCCGTACAGCCCGTCAACGCTGAGCAGCTGGAGAACGGCGAGCTGATCGAGGCCCAGTCCGGGGACCACGCCCAGTCGACTCAGCCCCCCTGCCCCACAGATGCCAATGGCGGAGATGTGCAGCAGGCCACGGCAACGACGccactgcagcagcaacagcagcagctgcggAAGCGGGTCTCCATGATCAGTCAGCATATCCACTTCGAGGGATTGATCAAGATCT CGCCTCTCTTCTGCCTTGCCACACTGTTCTTTGCGGCCGCGCTGCGTCCCTCGGTGCCGGGTGGATTCTATTTTCTCATCTTCCTGCTGGCCGGCACTTACTGGGCAACCTGCCAGACGCTGCAACG TGGCTTCGCCTTGCTGTTGCGCTGCGTAATGGTCGTCCTTGTGCTCCACTCGCTGTCCATTGTGTCCTACCAGACGCCCTGGATGCAGGGCCACCTCAATCACACCAGCCTGACGGCGCG TCTAATTGGTCTGGAGCCGCTCATTGAATCCTACTGCTCGCCGGATATACGAGTCCTTCTGTACAATAATACCCTGTATCTGGACTCGTATCTGAACCCGTTTGCCCTGTTCTTTGCCTACTTCGCTTTGGCTCTGACCACCAAGCATCTGATCAAGCCCAGG CTGGAGGCAAAGCCTGCCACCGCCTTTGGGCAGCAGCTTgactgcaacagcagcagcctcaaCAACACCGGCAACAAAGCAAACCGCCAGCTGACGCTCCGCACCTCACAGGCCTCGCGGGGCAGCAGTCGCAAGGACAGCTCGGGTCCCGGCGCAGGATCCAGCACCGCCACCACCTCCACCGCAAATCGAACACAGCGCCTGAGT GTTTCTCTGCGCCGTGATCAGCGCGCAGCGTTGAATGAACCGACTGAGACGACGCCT CTGGTGCGTCAGAGTACTCGGAAGGGGCGCCCAGCCCAGCCCCTGGATAGCGGATCTTCGGTGGCAATGGGCGGCACTCAACGCGGCAATGAAATACCGCTGGACTCGCTGGAGCAGCGATCGGAGCAAGAGAACACGACCACCTCGATATTGGATCAGATATCGTATGGCTTTGTCAGTGTGGGTGGCTTCATCTACCAGAACAGCTATATATTCACCAATATTCTAATGATG GCCTGGTCCATAGTATACCACAGTTGGCTGACGTTCGTCCTCCTGCTGTGGGCCAATGTGCTGTGGATGATCCCCAACCAGCGGAAGGCGATGATGCGGTCCAGTCCGTTCATCGTGCTCTACGCGGAGGTGCTGCTGGTGGCCCAGTACATATACGGCATGGACCTGAACAACAACGAGCTTCCCACGAAGGTCACC ACGGCGGGCATCAATCTGCAGCAGATTGGGTTCGAGCGGCCCATCGAGAACCACATGCGTCCATGTGTGCCGCTGATCGTGAAGACAGCCTTCGTCCTGATGTTCTGGGTGACGTCGCGGCAGTTCTTCAAGGAGAAGCGCGACCGGCGAAGGGACACCATGGCGGACATCATTGCTCCGCTGCAGATCACCGTGGGCTCGGCGGGGTCCAGCTACCTCATCAACGACGGCAAGAAGACCTCAAAGTTCCTAAAGAAGGCCGGCGATGTGATCAAAAACCTGCTGGTGCGCCTGTGGATctggctgctggtgctggtgatCTTCCTCTGCGCGATCACCGGAGAGAATATGACAGGCTTCCGCATCTGCTACATGGCCCTGTTCCTGTTCTTCTTGCTGGTCTTTCAGTCCTCGTCCAAGGCCTGGGTGAAGATCATGTACGGCTTCTGGCTGTTCCTCATTTTCTACGCCATGTCCATACTGATTCTGATCTACACATATCAATTCGACAAGTTCGATACGTACTGGAACGACTATCTTAATGTGTCCAAGACGCT ACAAAACGACATTGGCCTGAAGCGCTACCAAACGAAGGATCTTTTCCTGCACCTGGTCTCGCCCACGATCATTGTGATCCTGACTGTGATCCAAGTGCATTACTTCCACAAGCGCTTCATTGCCtcgctgcaacagcagccagcggCTGGTGCTGCCGGAGCTGGCGCCTCTGCACAGCAGAAACCCACCGAGACAACGGCCCTGGAAGCGGCGCCCTCAAAGCGTCGTGGCAGTGCCGGCTCCCTACGGCGCTCCCAGGGTCCCTCAGGCGAGGCGGCGCCCGGCGGCGCCACCACAGACTTTGAGACCTCTGTGCGGGATCTGGTGCGGATTTCCTTCCGCAAGATCAAGAACAAGTCAGAGTACATCTTCAAGAACTTCAAGGACGTCTTCTGGCGCTTCCTGGAGCTGCACATTATGAAGGCCGTCTACATCGCCGCCTTTGTGTGCAGCGTGAGCGAGGTCTGCGTCCTGCACATTGTCTTTGTGGGTTTCTGTGTGCTGGGTGCCACCTCACGGAAGGCCATCCAAGTGATAATCAGCCGCGTGATATCGTTTATTGTCACCATCATCGTCCTGTCTAAGATGATCTATCAGATTGAGTACCTTAGCCACACCCAGTACACCGTCTTCTGC TCCGACAACCGCACGGCCAACAACGCCGAGTGGGTGGGCCTCACGAAGGCTGAGAAGCTGGAGGGTGGTTTGATGAGCCTGCTGCGCACGTACATCATCTACATGGTCACTGTGACCATGCACGCCGTGATCACGTTGCGCCAGCTGCAGATGAGAGTGAAGATTGGAGCCGTGAATGCCCCGCCCACCAAGCTGCTGTTCCCCAATATCATCCGCGCCGATGCTGAGAAGGATCTAGTGGGTTTGGTCAAGTACCTCCTGAACTATGCCTTCTACAAGTTTGGCATCGAGATATCGCTGATTGCCCTGGTCTCCACCATCACGTACCGCCAGGACATTGTGGCCGTGGTCTATGCGCTCTGGCTGGTCGTCCTCTTGCTACTAAGGCGGTCGCAGTGCGCCAAGATCTGGGGAGTTTTCCAGGCCTTCTTTGCCATCTCGATATTGACGCAATATATCATCTTGGTGGGACTGCCGCCAAGCTCATGTCTGG TTTATCCCTGGGACGAGGGCGCCTTTGGGGAGAGCATCCAACGCTGGACGATGCTGCCCGGAGCCCTGCACTTCAACCATGTGCCCAAGCTGATCTTCGACTTCATCGTCCTGGTCATCCTGAACCGTCAGAAGAGCATCTTCTGCATCGAGCAGCGCTATGCCAGCAACGACGACTATCCCGGAGGCAGCAATCGCAGCGTCATCTCGGACATTGCCCAGCTGGGGAGGACGCCCTTCGACAATCCCACCCACGACTTCTGCTCGTACATCCGCAACTACTCGGACATCCTGAAGAACGGGGTGCTGTGCGGCTTCTACTGGTTCACCCTGGCCGTGGTATTCTTGGCCGGGACCAACATTGCTGATCTGCTGGCCCTGGGCTACCTCATTGGGGCGTTCGTCTTCCTCTGGCAGGGCTCCGACTTCTATCTACGGCCCATCAACACCATCATCAGTCGCTGGAAGTGGCTGCTGGCCTTCAACGTGGCTAACATCCTCATCAAGACGAGCTTCCAAATGGCCGGCTGCTTGTTCATGACGCCCCTGACCACTCACTGCTGCTGGCTGGTGCACATGCTAGGCATCACCTGCACGAGCAACGTGCTCAAGGAGCAACTGATGCTGACCGAAGAGACGGACCTTATATTGGCGCCCGGTGAATGCCCCAAGATCACGCATCAGGTGGTCCTGCTGTGGGACACGATCTGCTTTGCCTTCATCATCTTCCAGCTGCGCATCTTTAAGTCTCACTACTTCTGCCACATCATCACGGACACGAAGGCCAACAATATTCTGGCCTCCAG AGGAGCTGATATCATTGAGGGATTGCGGCAGAACCAGATTGCCCATCGCCACGGCCATGAAAAGCAGGTCCTGCTCAAGATCAAGCGGAAGATGGAGCGGATTCGGGCCACGCAGCAGAAGATGCTGCGACCCCTGGACAAGCAGACACATTTTGATG GGCAACGCACGCCCTCGGATCAGACAATGTCGGAGGTGGCGCCCCTAGCCCACAACAGCAGCTTCACCTCCTGCCAGGGGTCCGGCTATCTGACACCTGACGAGCAGAGCTCCTCGAGCTCAGCCACTTCATCGCCGGCCCGGGCCTCGCTCCTGTCCAGCTGCGAGAGCAGCGACGAGAGCGCGGACAGTGCCGATGCTTGTGTGGTCATTGAGCCGGAGATCAATGTGATGCCCTGCGAGGAGCTTACGGAGTACGCGGACGTGCAGTCGGCCAGCGAGGAGGAGGCCACTGTGGCAGCGGCCCTGCCACGACTGGAACCCATCGCCCCGACGACAGCTGTAAGTTTTGGGGATGTCCACACCCAGGAGACTCCCACTAAATGCATCCATTCTTCGAAGCCCACGACGCCCAGCACGGACGCTCTATCTGCCCTGCTCACCGAAGGGTTCTTAGAGCCGAAAAGGATCTCCCTGGGTCTGGCCTCCTCTGATATCAGTGCTTCGGGTACCATGCATAGCCTGGCGCCTCCCATTGTCGCATATGCCAACGCCATGGCCTACAGTGGTACCAGCTCAGTGCTGTCCTCGAATCTGACCCCGAATCTGCGGAGGGAACACCGTCGGCAGTCCTCGACAAATGCAGCTGTCTCCTGGAACGAGACCGTGTCCATCAAGCGATCTCCGCTGAGCAAAGAAATG TCGGCAGAGCGGGATGAGGAGGTGACCATGCGCCAGAAGTCGCTGCACCGTCGCCACCAGAGCATGGGCAACGCCAGCTACTCCCTGGACGAGGCCGCCCAGTCCTCCCAGCGCATGCGCCACTCCAGCAATCAGTCGGGGGCCAGGGACGCGGCTGCCCTGCGTTCCACCCAGCGGCCGCACAGCTGGGGACCCGTGGGTACGGTCTACTATATGGAGTCGCTGATGTGCGCCTTCTATGAGCCCGCACTGCTGCATGGACCATGTATTGGATGA